One genomic region from Ralstonia pickettii DTP0602 encodes:
- a CDS encoding alkanesulfonate monooxygenase (K04091: ssuD; alkanesulfonate monooxygenase [EC:1.14.14.5]) codes for MSVDFIGMIQSQKQSEIHPPAGPVINRDYVRAFAQAHEQAGFDRILVPHHSTGPSATLTIAYAASVTERIHFMLAHRPGFTAPTLAARQIATLDQFSGGRLGVHFISGGSDSEQQRDGDYLDHDQRYARTDEYLQILRRIWTETAPFDHEGQFYRFTQGFSEVKPAQQPHVPIYFGGASDAALTVAGKHADVYALWGESLDQVRELTTRVRAEAAKHGREVRFSVSFRPVLAETEEKAWARADSILERTRALRVQAGYSRGGPQQSEGARRLLAAADKGDRVDQRLWTAIARETGGRSNSTGLVGTPEQVAQALLAYYELGVTTFLIRGFDPLEDAIDYGRELIPRVRELVAQHDAAGQAERKAA; via the coding sequence ATGAGCGTCGATTTCATCGGCATGATCCAGAGCCAGAAGCAGTCCGAGATCCATCCGCCAGCGGGTCCCGTGATCAACCGCGACTACGTGCGTGCCTTTGCGCAGGCGCATGAGCAGGCTGGCTTCGACCGCATCCTGGTGCCGCACCACTCCACCGGCCCGTCGGCCACGCTGACCATCGCCTACGCCGCCAGCGTGACCGAGCGCATCCACTTCATGCTGGCGCACCGCCCCGGCTTTACCGCGCCGACACTGGCCGCGCGCCAGATCGCCACGCTCGACCAGTTCAGCGGCGGCCGGCTCGGGGTCCATTTCATCTCCGGCGGCTCCGACAGCGAGCAGCAGCGCGACGGCGACTACCTCGACCATGACCAGCGCTATGCGCGCACCGATGAGTACCTGCAGATCCTGCGTCGCATCTGGACCGAGACCGCGCCGTTCGATCATGAAGGCCAGTTCTACCGCTTTACGCAGGGCTTCTCCGAAGTCAAGCCCGCACAGCAGCCGCACGTGCCCATCTACTTCGGCGGTGCCTCCGATGCGGCGCTCACCGTGGCCGGCAAGCATGCCGACGTCTACGCGCTGTGGGGCGAATCGCTCGACCAGGTGCGCGAGCTGACCACGCGCGTGCGCGCCGAGGCCGCGAAGCATGGGCGCGAGGTACGCTTCTCGGTGTCGTTCCGCCCGGTGCTGGCGGAGACCGAAGAGAAAGCCTGGGCCCGCGCCGACAGCATCCTGGAGCGCACCCGCGCGCTGCGCGTGCAGGCGGGCTACAGCCGTGGCGGCCCGCAGCAGAGCGAAGGTGCGCGGCGCCTGCTGGCTGCTGCCGACAAGGGCGACCGCGTCGACCAGCGGCTGTGGACCGCCATCGCGCGCGAGACCGGCGGGCGCTCCAACTCCACCGGCCTGGTCGGCACGCCCGAACAGGTGGCACAGGCGCTGCTGGCGTACTACGAGCTGGGCGTGACCACCTTCCTGATCCGCGGCTTCGATCCGCTGGAAGACGCCATCGACTACGGCCGCGAACTGATCCCGCGCGTGCGCGAACTGGTGGCGCAGCACGACGCCGCAGGCCAGGCCGAACGCAAGGCCGCCTGA
- a CDS encoding ABC transporter substrate-binding protein (K02051: ABC.SN.S; NitT/TauT family transport system substrate-binding protein), with protein sequence MSQKNTTANPRRRDVLRVAGAAAIAAPSLILGRQAWSAPRKLTFAWNQNSFCLTPIVVAQEKGFFEKNGLQVDLINYSGSTDQLLESIATGKADAAVGMIHRWLKPLEAGFDVKIIGSSHGGCVRLVGSKAAGVTNLQQLKGKTVGVSDLAAPGKHFFTILLAKNGIDPDKDITWRQYPADLLGVAVDKGEIQAIADGDPNLYLLEKRTNGAYVELATNLTGEYARKVCCVIGARGELVRNDRPAATSLARAIVQATDYVNENPNEAAKVFAKYSPKINPDDLRKLYATLTYTHHPTGIDLRDEIAFYADDFRRIGVLKKTTDAKRLAQHVYANVLG encoded by the coding sequence ATGAGCCAGAAGAACACCACCGCCAATCCGCGCCGCCGCGACGTGCTGCGCGTTGCCGGCGCCGCGGCGATTGCCGCGCCATCGCTGATCCTCGGCCGCCAGGCCTGGTCGGCGCCACGCAAGCTGACCTTCGCCTGGAACCAGAACTCGTTCTGCCTGACGCCGATCGTAGTGGCGCAGGAGAAGGGCTTCTTCGAGAAGAACGGCCTGCAGGTCGACCTGATCAACTACAGCGGCTCGACCGACCAGTTGCTGGAATCGATCGCCACCGGCAAGGCCGATGCCGCGGTCGGCATGATCCACCGCTGGCTCAAGCCGCTCGAAGCCGGCTTCGACGTCAAGATCATCGGCAGCTCGCACGGCGGCTGCGTGCGGCTGGTGGGATCGAAGGCGGCGGGCGTGACCAACCTGCAGCAGCTCAAGGGCAAGACCGTCGGCGTCAGCGACCTGGCGGCGCCGGGCAAGCACTTCTTCACCATCCTGCTGGCCAAGAACGGCATCGACCCGGACAAGGACATCACCTGGCGGCAGTACCCGGCCGACCTGCTGGGCGTTGCCGTGGACAAGGGCGAGATCCAGGCCATCGCCGACGGCGATCCCAACCTCTACCTGCTGGAGAAGCGCACCAACGGCGCCTACGTCGAACTGGCCACCAACCTCACCGGCGAGTACGCGCGCAAGGTCTGCTGCGTGATCGGCGCGCGCGGCGAGCTGGTGCGCAACGACCGCCCGGCGGCGACGTCGCTGGCGCGCGCGATCGTGCAGGCGACCGACTACGTCAACGAGAACCCCAACGAAGCCGCCAAGGTCTTCGCCAAGTACTCGCCCAAGATCAACCCGGACGACCTGCGCAAGCTGTACGCGACGCTGACCTATACCCACCACCCGACCGGCATCGACCTGCGCGACGAGATCGCGTTCTACGCCGACGATTTCCGCCGCATCGGCGTGCTGAAGAAGACCACAGATGCCAAACGCCTGGCGCAGCATGTCTACGCCAATGTCCTGGGGTAA
- a CDS encoding sulfonate ABC transporter permease (K02050: ABC.SN.P; NitT/TauT family transport system permease protein), with protein MTTSQAALDAGLAREPAAPAIATVPGTSPVWATGVVAALAWAAFGALTWQWPNQMVGFSDWAYTEELGIAALAGAALLTLVAIFGQRFRAAQRALAALRTAGPWLVAVPVVLAAWEILTAKTAILPTPFFAPPQALIEVYTDDWRRLGDSVLNTLKLLGLGVAYGGLAGFLVGVSIGWSRRIGYWVHPVLRVLGPLPSTALLPLTFYFFPSSYSAAVFLIALATAFPVAVLTWSGVAGVNKSYYDVARTLGASGWFLVLRVAIPAALPQVFVGLFMGLGASFSVLVTAEMMGVKSGLGWYLTWAQGWASYVNMYAALIVMALLFSSVITLLFVARDRVLSWQKGTVKW; from the coding sequence ATGACGACAAGCCAAGCTGCACTCGATGCGGGGCTCGCGCGCGAGCCTGCCGCACCTGCCATCGCCACCGTTCCTGGTACCAGCCCGGTCTGGGCCACGGGCGTCGTCGCGGCCCTGGCGTGGGCCGCGTTCGGCGCGCTGACGTGGCAATGGCCGAACCAGATGGTCGGCTTCAGCGACTGGGCCTATACGGAGGAACTGGGTATTGCGGCACTGGCCGGTGCCGCGCTTCTCACGCTGGTCGCGATCTTCGGGCAGCGTTTCCGTGCGGCGCAACGCGCGTTGGCCGCGTTGCGCACCGCCGGTCCGTGGCTGGTCGCAGTGCCGGTGGTGCTGGCGGCGTGGGAGATCCTGACCGCCAAGACCGCGATCCTGCCTACACCCTTCTTTGCGCCGCCACAGGCGCTGATCGAAGTCTATACCGACGACTGGCGGCGGTTGGGCGACAGTGTGCTCAATACGCTCAAGCTGCTGGGACTGGGCGTGGCGTATGGCGGGCTGGCCGGCTTCCTCGTTGGGGTGTCGATCGGTTGGTCGCGGCGGATCGGGTACTGGGTGCATCCGGTGCTGCGGGTGCTGGGGCCGTTGCCTTCGACCGCGCTGCTGCCGCTGACGTTCTACTTCTTTCCGTCGAGCTATTCGGCCGCGGTATTCCTGATCGCGCTGGCTACGGCGTTTCCGGTCGCTGTGCTGACGTGGTCGGGCGTGGCCGGTGTCAACAAGAGCTACTACGACGTGGCGCGCACACTGGGCGCTTCCGGGTGGTTCCTGGTGCTGCGGGTGGCGATTCCGGCGGCGCTGCCCCAGGTGTTTGTCGGACTGTTCATGGGCTTGGGCGCGTCGTTTTCTGTGCTGGTGACGGCGGAGATGATGGGGGTGAAGTCGGGGCTGGGCTGGTACCTGACGTGGGCGCAGGGCTGGGCTTCGTACGTGAATATGTATGCGGCGCTGATTGTGATGGCGTTGTTGTTCTCCAGTGTGATCACGCTGTTGTTCGTGGCGCGGGACCGGGTGTTGTCGTGGCAGAAGGGGACGGTGAAATGGTGA
- a CDS encoding sulfonate ABC transporter ATP-binding protein (K02049: ABC.SN.A; NitT/TauT family transport system ATP-binding protein) — translation MVSVVERLKASRPHGSLEKASLSREREKGVNAAAGDTPGVLTGARIDIHKVSHWFGTGSDQLQVLDNVDLNVAPGEFVALLGPSGCGKSTLLRLVAGLDQPSSGDILQDGTPITEPDPSRIVVFQDPTLYPWRRVWDNVALGLQARGILAQERHRVDDALRRVGLETFARAFPHQLSGGMAQRVALARALVNDPRLLVLDEPLGKLDSLTRLAMQSDLVELWQRSRFSALLVTHDVEEALFLAQRVIIFSQRPARITAEIKVDLPYPRHRGDPRLTGLRHEALRHLGLDASW, via the coding sequence ATGGTGAGTGTGGTTGAGCGGTTGAAAGCATCGAGACCCCACGGCAGCCTGGAGAAGGCCTCCCTCTCCCGCGAGCGGGAGAAGGGAGTTAACGCGGCGGCAGGCGATACGCCCGGAGTTCTAACGGGCGCACGTATCGATATCCACAAAGTCAGCCATTGGTTCGGCACCGGCAGCGACCAGCTGCAAGTCCTCGACAACGTCGACCTCAACGTCGCCCCCGGCGAATTCGTCGCCCTGCTCGGCCCCAGCGGCTGCGGCAAATCCACGCTGCTGCGCCTGGTCGCCGGCCTCGACCAACCCTCCTCCGGCGACATCCTGCAGGACGGCACGCCCATCACCGAGCCCGACCCCTCACGCATCGTCGTGTTCCAGGACCCCACGCTGTACCCCTGGCGCCGCGTCTGGGACAACGTCGCACTTGGCCTGCAGGCGCGCGGCATCCTGGCGCAGGAGCGCCATCGCGTCGATGACGCGCTGCGCCGCGTCGGGCTGGAGACCTTCGCCCGCGCCTTCCCGCACCAGCTCTCCGGCGGCATGGCGCAGCGCGTGGCGCTGGCGCGCGCGCTGGTCAACGATCCGCGCCTGCTGGTACTGGACGAACCGCTGGGCAAGCTGGATTCGCTGACACGGCTGGCAATGCAGAGCGACCTGGTCGAACTGTGGCAACGCTCGCGCTTCTCGGCGCTGCTGGTCACGCATGATGTGGAAGAGGCGCTGTTCCTGGCCCAGCGCGTGATCATCTTCAGCCAGCGCCCGGCGCGCATCACCGCCGAGATCAAGGTCGACCTGCCCTATCCGCGCCATCGCGGCGACCCGCGGCTGACCGGGCTGCGGCACGAAGCGCTGCGTCACCTGGGACTGGACGCGAGCTGGTAA
- a CDS encoding cytochrome C, whose protein sequence is MSGPPPQAWLNALLVLIEKFQLGLLSLWHALGLTGDSHGQPAWPWAQRVAGETLLIDLGLARHVGLSVCAMAFAVLAVAIALAWHRRRGVLLAAAALALMVAPWPKASLLLGPAVPTSFHASPTRFSVDAIALGGRVYTQHCVGCHGADGRGEGPLAASLSQWPPTLASPLLARRADGELFWHVLAGMRDRYGQFTMPAFSGKLGERETWAVIDYMKALSAGSDADGNWPVPLRLPEMAIRCGTEAPLALSQWRGDQRVRLVAVDGTASLPYEDPRFLTVLVTPDGRPPAEVARFRAGCTATSPLAWQAVASIAGASPSRLAGTQLLADRAGWLRARGAPGRQWSDADLVCVSGPEANTPRNVAPAPDGLTALLLRMDAEPVRFVKGGFIH, encoded by the coding sequence ATGAGCGGCCCGCCTCCGCAAGCATGGCTGAACGCGCTGCTTGTGCTGATCGAGAAGTTTCAGCTTGGATTGCTGTCGCTGTGGCACGCATTGGGCCTGACCGGCGACAGCCACGGCCAGCCGGCGTGGCCGTGGGCGCAGCGCGTGGCCGGCGAAACGCTGTTGATCGACCTGGGCCTCGCACGCCATGTCGGCCTGAGCGTATGTGCCATGGCCTTCGCCGTGCTGGCCGTGGCCATTGCGCTGGCCTGGCACCGCCGGCGTGGCGTGCTGCTGGCCGCTGCCGCCCTCGCGCTGATGGTGGCGCCGTGGCCCAAGGCATCGCTGCTGCTTGGCCCGGCAGTGCCCACCAGCTTCCACGCCAGTCCGACCCGCTTCTCCGTCGATGCCATCGCCCTCGGCGGGCGCGTCTACACGCAACACTGCGTCGGCTGCCACGGCGCCGACGGACGCGGCGAGGGGCCGCTGGCCGCGAGCCTGTCACAGTGGCCGCCGACGCTGGCCAGCCCACTGCTGGCGCGTCGCGCCGACGGCGAGCTGTTCTGGCATGTGCTCGCCGGGATGCGTGACCGCTACGGCCAGTTCACCATGCCCGCGTTCAGCGGCAAGCTGGGCGAGCGCGAGACCTGGGCCGTGATCGACTACATGAAGGCACTGTCGGCCGGCAGCGATGCCGATGGCAACTGGCCGGTTCCGTTGCGGCTGCCGGAGATGGCGATCCGCTGCGGCACCGAGGCGCCGCTGGCGCTGTCGCAATGGCGCGGCGACCAGCGCGTGCGGCTGGTGGCGGTCGATGGCACGGCCTCACTGCCATACGAGGATCCGCGCTTCCTGACCGTGCTGGTCACGCCGGACGGTCGGCCACCCGCAGAGGTAGCGCGCTTTCGCGCCGGCTGCACGGCCACGTCGCCGCTTGCGTGGCAGGCGGTGGCATCGATCGCCGGGGCATCCCCCTCCCGGCTGGCGGGAACCCAGTTGCTGGCCGACCGCGCCGGGTGGCTGCGTGCGCGTGGTGCACCGGGCCGGCAATGGTCCGATGCGGACCTTGTATGCGTGTCGGGCCCGGAGGCCAACACACCGCGCAATGTTGCGCCGGCCCCGGATGGCCTGACCGCGCTGCTGCTGCGCATGGATGCCGAGCCGGTGCGCTTCGTCAAAGGCGGCTTCATTCACTGA
- a CDS encoding membrane protein: MPACGVRPVGGARALQGIALMVGAVACFAALDTLTKIAGAAVPVVMALWLRYLVQAALTGAVLLPARGRALLRTRRPLLQGVRAVAMVLSSGCAFFSLQVLPVGEFTAVVSLTPLVMALAAAATLGERVSAMRWLCLLTGFAGALVVIRPDAGLQPAMLLPLGAVLCNAVYQLLTSVLTRADGAGTTHFYTGCVATVLLSVALPFGWTSQLTVWHWCLLAGMALAGSAGHMLLVLAYARAPVSLLTPYLYLQIAFAMVGGWLAFAYLPDTWSVLGVALIAASGVGGTVAAARERALPARPVGAT; encoded by the coding sequence TTGCCGGCCTGCGGCGTGAGGCCCGTCGGGGGCGCCCGGGCGCTGCAAGGGATCGCGCTGATGGTGGGGGCGGTAGCTTGCTTCGCCGCACTGGACACGCTGACCAAGATCGCCGGCGCCGCGGTGCCGGTCGTGATGGCACTGTGGCTGCGCTACCTGGTGCAGGCCGCGCTGACCGGCGCGGTGTTGCTGCCGGCGCGCGGCCGGGCCCTGCTGCGCACGCGCCGGCCGCTGCTGCAAGGGGTGCGGGCGGTGGCCATGGTGCTGTCCAGCGGCTGCGCGTTCTTCAGCCTGCAGGTGCTACCCGTGGGCGAGTTCACCGCCGTGGTCAGCCTGACACCGCTGGTGATGGCGCTGGCCGCCGCGGCCACGCTGGGCGAACGCGTGTCGGCCATGCGCTGGCTGTGCCTGCTGACCGGATTTGCCGGCGCGCTGGTGGTGATCCGGCCGGACGCAGGCCTGCAGCCGGCGATGCTGCTGCCGCTCGGCGCGGTGCTGTGCAATGCCGTCTACCAGTTGCTCACCAGCGTACTGACCCGCGCCGACGGCGCCGGCACCACGCACTTTTATACCGGCTGCGTGGCCACGGTACTGCTGTCGGTGGCGCTGCCGTTCGGCTGGACCTCGCAGCTCACGGTGTGGCACTGGTGCCTGCTCGCGGGCATGGCGCTCGCCGGCAGCGCCGGTCACATGCTCCTGGTGCTGGCCTATGCGCGCGCGCCGGTCAGTCTGCTGACACCCTATCTCTACCTGCAGATTGCCTTTGCGATGGTCGGCGGCTGGCTGGCGTTTGCCTACCTGCCAGATACATGGTCGGTGCTCGGCGTGGCACTGATTGCCGCCAGCGGCGTGGGTGGCACGGTGGCGGCAGCGCGCGAACGTGCGCTGCCGGCGCGGCCAGTCGGCGCGACCTAG